The Tamandua tetradactyla isolate mTamTet1 chromosome 6, mTamTet1.pri, whole genome shotgun sequence genome contains the following window.
AATTTGGTCACCAGACAAATCAAGCCTGAAAGAAAGGAAGCCAATATTCAAAAAATTGTGTTACTGTCTGAAcgtactcaatttattttcagcATATATGTGTAACCTCAATTTGAAGTGTCTTAACGAAAGCAAATACCACCAGCAAGACCATGACATCATCTCTTCTTCTAAAGTTAAGGTTTTGCCCAGTATTCTTTGTACATGGAATAGCCCATACCAAGAGTCATTGCTCCCACAACAAAGCCTTGGGCTGCAACACGCATGTGAATCAGGTGAACGGACATTTTAGTATTTCCCCCGCCCTTCAGTTTGTATAATCCATATGCAACAATTGCTGCAAAACCTGCCATCCCAATAGGGACAAATGGTGCCTCTCTAGCTTTTCGGATAAGTTTAGATCCCTGATCTTCATCATATGAAGATAGAGAAACATCTGTGTTGGTTGACATAATGATTGGTTGAAGAATCTTCCACTACCGACGACACCCGTTAAAGTCTCTGctttaagtttttaaaaggagaaaattcatGTCATGTTCACGCAATTAACAATAATAACACACAGACAAATGGCGAAGAGGGCACCTCAGCAGGGGCGTTTTACTGTCGCTGAGTGAGCATAGCCCACCCATGAAGGGTGACAGGCAGGCCAGATGCAGGACTAAGTAGAGACCGCTCAGGTGGGGAGGGAAGGCCAGGTTGAGCAGGTGTCTGGGTGGAGCCTTCTTTGAGTTGGGGAGGCTGGAGCGCAGCCATCGTATTCGGTCATctaggaaaaccacataagaaagaataataGTGTGAaagtgtttctgtttgtttgttgttttcttgtGTTGCCTTTGGTGCCCAGTTGGACTGCTAGAAGGCTCCCGAGGACCCCTTTGGCAAGCACAGCAAGTGCAACTTTAAATTATCCATCTCCAGATTGATCttggttttaatttgttaaggCTGGGCTGGGTCAACTGGGCAGACCCCCGTGATACCTGCCTGGTCCCAGGCAACTTTGGAGGTCCAGCCCCTGCCAACAGGGCTGTCTCTGAGAGTGAGCCACTAGAGGCCTCATCTTCCTGAAGTCATCTGGGTTCCTCTTGTCACTTGCCTGGGGCCACTTAGACCAACTCAGGCTCTCCCAGCCTCTCTCACCACTGCGCAGTGAGAACTAAAGCATGCCCTGTGCTGGGTGAGTGCTTCGCAGTCAACCCTCCTACTCACCCTACGAGAAAGGTATTCTcacacccattttacaggtgagaaaactgaggattaAAAAGGCAGAGCTAAGGGCAGAGCCCAAAGCTCTTATattgaggtctttgatccattttgagttgattttgtatgtggtgtgaggtagggggtcatctttattcttttgtaaatggagatccagtttctcCAGCCCCGTTTTTTGAAGTGACTATTCTTTTGCCTTGcggtcaaaaatcatttggccataaatgtgagtgttgatttctgagctctcaaatAGATTCTATTGgcttatatgtctgtccttgtgccagtactgactgttgttttgattactatggcttggttataaattttaagattgacaaatgtgaggcctccaactctgattttctttttcaagatggttttgtctATTCTGAGccctttactttttcatttaaatttggtgattggcttttccagttctgcaaagaagctgttggaatttttatgggGATTGGCTTGAATGTATAAATtcctttgggtagaattgacatcttaacaatatttagtcttcccatccatgaacatggaatgtccttccattatttaggttttttatttcttttctttcacatccttggttagatttattcccatatattggttcttttagttgttctggcaaatggattttttcccttgatttcttcttcagattattttcatcaagaaggattactggattttgtcaaatgctttttctgcatcaactgagatgaccatgtgtttttttccttcattgtattAATCTTATGTTCAACCATGCTTTGCATAGGTGGGATAATTCCCAATTGATCATGATCAATCATTATTTTAAGGTGCCGTTGAACacagtttgctagtgttttgttgaaaatctttgcatctatattcgtgaGATTGTGGTCtgtaattttcactttttttggtgtttttttttttttttttaacatgggcaggcaccaggaatcgaacccaggtcctctggcatggcaggcgagcattcttgcttgctgagccactgtggcctgcccttttttgGTGTTTCTAagtggctttggtattagggtgatgttgactttgtagaatgaattagggagtgttctcttctcaattttttggaagagtttgagtaaatTGGCGTTAATACTAATTTGGTTTGTATTGATGACTTCAGTAGCCTATATACATTCGGCTCCTATATCCCTTGGTCTCCCTCCCACCACTTTATGTTCTTCTTGTCACAAACTACATCTTTATACATCATGTGCCCCATATGATGGCTTAtgtttttttatgcatttatattttaaatgatgtaagaagtaaaaagtgatgttaaataaaaatgcaacagtgctggcatttatatttaaccATGTAGTTGCCTATATTGAGGTCTTGGTTTCTACATAtggcttcctttttttattgCAAACTCCCCTAGGCTAAAGCCCCATAaggagccccagagaagctggctTCACAATCTTTTTATCCTCTTGCTCCCTAGTGACTTGTCCTCCCTGCCTGACCGACCAGCCTGCAGGATGATGGTGGCCCCTATTCAACAGTTTTAGTCATATTTCCACCCCCAGTTTTATGGAGGCTTGGGGCCTCATAAAGTTCAAAGTCTGCAACAGTAATGACTAGGCTCTAGCTTGGCTTGGGCAGCAGCTGCAGGCTCAGCCGTGGGAAACTCCCAGTTGCATGAAGGGGTGCTGGCGACTGGGGCCCTGGGGGAGCCTCCCTTCCGCCTGGCCCTGCCCCCATGAGGCCCAGTTTTACAACCTGGCACCTCAGGCCCCTCTCCTTGAACTTCATTCAATGTCTTTACTGTCAACTCCTCCTGTGCCCAAGCAGCTGGGCAGCTGCCACCCCCTGGGATACCTCCAGATCCTGCGTGCTTGGGGGCAGGCTGGTTACTGTCGAGCAATGTTCGGGATGGAGGAAGCAAAGatatttgaaaggaaaactgTTCATTGGTCATATGATTCTAGTCCTTCACTGCCAGCAGGGGTGTCTCTGCTTTTAGTGCTTATTTCATCTGCAAtgctttaagtttttaaaaagagaaaattcatgtAATGTTCATGCCATCTCCATGGGCCCCAGTGCTGGTTCAGGTACCACCAAAGCATTTCCATGAAGTCCTCAATGCCTCCCTCCTCTGATCTTTCTTACACTCCTTGTTTTGTAAGTTGTAGGTATCTGGTAGACCTGCGAATTGTCTTATTCCGTAGAGATTCACTTCTCTTCATCCCAGGCTGGGGGAAAAaatacttctgctttcttttcctttcctttccttttttgcatgggcaggcgctgggaatcgaagctcggtctcaggcatggcaggcgagaactctgcctgctgtgagccaccgtggcccgcctacCTTCATTTTCATATCCGTTTCACTATCCTCATCTCTAAATGCGTctcttttataattttccttttgagCCGGTTAGAGCATCTGTCTGTTCCCTCGTTGATTTTAACgagtgaaataaattttaaacacgTTTATATTCATATCTGTACGAGAATCATGGCTTTatctttttctgaaaattatcttttaatagGGGTCAGACGGGCTGAGTTCGAGTCTCACATTAACCACTTACTATGTGGTTTTGGGAAATTTCCCTGAGATGAATCTCAGTGTCGCTGCTCTGAAAATCGAGGGTGGTGCAGTTAGAGAGGGAATCCCAGAAAGGAGCGTCTTGATTCTTTAACTCAGTCCGCTCTGGCCCCGCCCCAATCAacggccccgccccctccccgcccacGGCCCCGCCTCCCGGCCTTGCATGGGCTCCAAAGTCCCATCGCCCCCGCGCGAGCCGGGAATCCGACCTAAGCCCAATCCAAGCAGGGCGGCCGTACTCCGCTGTCCCCATTGGCTGACGGGAGGCTGCGGGGGCGGGCCCATCCCTGCGATTGGGCCGCCCGGGGCCCAACCCCTCCGAGGGCGTGACGCGGATCCAGGGCTGCCGGCTCGGCCCAGGCGGGAGTCATGGAGGCCGCGGCGACGGCGGTGGGGACACGGATGGCGACGCGGCGGAGGCAGCGGCCGCAGCAGGAGCCCTCCGAGGCGAGCGCGGGGGACCAGGAGTTGCAGAGCCCGCAGCGGCGGCGGCGACGGCGGCTGCAAAGGAGGTGGGAAGCCGGCGCGCTGACTGGTTCCGCGGGCCCGGGTCGCCCCGCTAGGAGCGGCGGGCTGGGGGGTCCGGCGCCCCGGCTCGGAGACCGCGACCCTAACTCCTCTCCACTATCCTCCCACCCGGTCGTGGGGAGGGGTTCTGCCTTCCTGCCGGTCCCACCGCCGGCCCCGCCCCCAAGCACCGCCGGATGCTCGGGGGCTCCGATGGGGGCTCCTCCCTGCGGGTGTCAGAAATGGGGGTGCAGACCCGAGGGCTGCTGGAGCCTCAGCGTCCTCACCTGTCAGAGGGGACCAACACCTCCCTCCCAGGGCCGCTGCTGAGGCACAGGGTCCCAGCCTGGCCCTTGGGGTTGCCCAGTAGATGCCAGCTGATGGAACCACACTGGACAGGACAGTTTCTGGAGGGGTAATCTTTTTTGAACTGAGTCGACTTCAAAAGGTGGGGAATGGGAGAGGAAGGGGGACAAGAGTCTTCCGGTTGTGGGAAACAAAATGGGTAAAGGCACAGAGGCAGAAAAGTGATGCCAGAGGCCTTCTGGGTCAGAGCTCCTTCTCTCTTGGGGCAGACCCCTGATAATTGGGCTGCTGGGGGGAAGCTAGAAGCACAGACATAGCCTTCTGGGCATGCCATCCTTAGCCTTGTCTTTCAACCCAAGAGAATGGGTCTGAGGAGTGCTTCTGGCTGAATGTGGGTGGTTGGTGGGAGATGTTTAGAGGGAAGGCATGCCGAGATGGTGGTTTCCCTACTTAGGGGAGGCAGAAAAGGTGGTACAGATGAGCTGGTGTAGACAGATGATTGCTGTGAGAGGTCCTGGTTGCTGGGAGCTTAAGGGATAAAGTAATTGGCCATGGAAAGGGGATTAGGAAAGAGGAAGGTGGTGtgactaaatttaaaaagtaacatcTTCTTTGGCATCTCCACTTTAATTGATCTCATCCCTCCTGCTCCCTCCTGCAGTTCATGGGGTGTCTAACCTCATCCCACTACTCTGGGCCAGGAGTTGGAGACGGCAGATCCTCAGGAGGGAGTTTTGCTGCCAGGCCTCTGCGTAGAAGTAGCAGATGATCCCAGTTAACGAAGAAGTGTGGTAGAATTAGAGGATTTTAACTTGAAGCCCAGGCCAACAAATGGCAGCTACAGTATCTTCTTATTGCCTCTCactgtcctctctcttttcttttaaataaagctGTTACTTTAGATTTAACCAAGGTCTCCCAACTTCATGTCCCACAGGTTCTCTTCCCCACGTAACATCCATTCATGAACACCTGGGGAGTTAGTGCATGTTCAGCCGAATGCACTTAGATGCTAACTATAGAGAAAGCTTGGCCTCTGCTGTCTAAGGAGCTTAAACCTTCTAGTGCTTTGATTATGCCTTACCCTTTGGCCATAGCAGAACCTGTGTGCCTTGGGAAGTAGGCATCTTTGGTCTTTAGGCTCTGATATATGGATGGCTGTCTTAGAGGGTTCACAATCAATGCATAGATGCCCGAGTGGAAAGCGATACCTGGCGGCCACTGCAGGCCAATGTGGGCAGATCAGAGCCTACCAGCCCCTTTGGTTTGGTAACTTGTTTCTGTAGTTTGTATTAAGAAATGTAAGCTGGAGAATTGGGGAGAATCGTTCATGTGCTTCTATTCtttatccttttattaaaaaaaatttttttttgaactcTCTCCTTGCTCAGAATGGAAGAGGGTCAGGAAGAAGCAGTTTTCCGAGAAATAGTCAATTTTTCCCCAGATCCTTTGCCAGGTGAGAAGCCAGTCCTGAGACTCTTACCATCTCTACGGGCCCTAGTACTGGTTCAGGTACCATCAAAGCATTTCCATGAAGTCCTCAATGCCTCCCTCCTCTGACCAGTTAGATATTATGACAAAGACACCACTCAGCCTATCAGCTTTTACTTGTCTTCGCTGGAGGAGCTCCTGGCTTGGACACCCAGCATGGAGGATGGCTTTAATGTGGCCATGGGGCCCCCAGCCCGTCGCCAGCCCCCCCTGCACAGCCAGAGGCCCCGGACCTTGCTCTGCCACGACATGATGGGCGGGTACCTGGATGACAGGTGAGGACCCTGCCTTCTGTTCTCTTTGCTGCATGTTTTCCTTGGATGGGAGGTGGGATGGAGTGAAGGGAGGGCTCTGTGTGGTAGAAAGAGCACCAGCTTGGAAGTTGTGAGATGGACTTTGCCGCTAATGGAGAGAGGCACAGGCCTCAGCTTTTCATCTGTAAAGAGAAAGAAGTGGGTTAGGTGACATCTCCATAAACTGCCTAAACTTGAGCCCTAGACTGTATGGCCCTGGGACTTGTTTCCTCACTTGTGTTGTTTCCAGAACCTCCTTTACTTCAGCCCAGATCTCATCCTAGGCCccttggcttctggcttctaatGCTCAGGGTTGTTATAGTTTCCACCCACTCATTCCAAATTAAGGACATTCCATCCAGCGATTTGAAATGCAGATAAAATGATCTCAGGCTGCTCAGAGCTGGCTGTCCAGGTCTAGATGAAGAGAGCTGGGACTGCCCTGGGTGCAGCCCATGTGATGCTCAGCCCCAGCCTTCCAATACAGCGAGGCTGCCTCTTGCTTACTTCTCTGAACAGGGTGGCAGAGCTGGAGACGTGGAGCTTTTCCATGAACCCTCCATTTTTCTCTCCtatcatttcttcatctgttcGCTGGAGCTAAAAATGCTTCTTTCATGCACATCCAATGACAAATGCCTAAATACCCCagtaaaaatgtttccctatgaCTAATCCTCTGCCAGTAAGAACTATAGCTTGCCCATACTTCTTTCTCCAGTCCCTGCCCGGTGCTTGGCACAGAGTGAATTTTCAGTCGTGTTGCTCGAATGGAGGTAAAGGGTTATGCTCCCTTTTACCCTCGGAGACCCTTTTCCCCGAACTTGACTTTGCACTGTCTTTCTGCAGGTTCATTCAGGGCTCAGCAGTGCAGGGCCCTTACTCCTTCTATCACTGGCAGTACATCGACATCTTTGTGTACTTCAGTCATCACATGGTCACCATCCCCCCGGTAGGCTGGACCAATGCTGCCCACAGGCACGGGGTCTGTGTGCTGGGTAAGAGCCAGAGACTCCCCTCTGCTGAGCCTGATTTGGGAGGCTTTGATGAGATGGCTTGGGCTCTGTTTGCTTCTTTGTGAGCCACGCTCTTTGCCCAGGCCCTGCCTCTATAAGCTAAGCAGACATCAGCAAATGTTTTCTGGAAAGGGCCAGGCAGTGAAGATTTTCAGCTGTGTAGGCCATTTGGTCACTCTTATGCCAGCAATTAactagcacaaaagcagccagagaTGACAAGTAAACacatgggcatggctgtgttctgATAAGACTGTATCTACAAACACACTGTGGGCTGGATTTGTCCTTTGGATCATGGCTCGCCAACACCTGGGTCAGAACAGCACTTCTCAGGTTTTAACCTGCCTTGGAATCATTTATGGAGCTGGCGACTGAGACGGCTGGGTCCCACCCCAGAGTCGCTCACTAAGTATCTGGTGGGGCCCAAGAATTTGAAGGTCCAACAAGTTTTCAGTCGAgactgatgctgctggtccaggaacTGCACTTTGAGAACTCTGGGGTTGGAGGAAAGTGGTGCACCAAGTCAGAGCTCATTTCGTGCCTGTCCTTGCAGGGACATTCATCACAGAGTGGAACGAAGGTGGCAGATTCTGTGAGGCCTTCCTGGCAGGAGACGTGCGCTCATACCAGGCTGTGGCAGATCAGCTGGTCCGAATCGCccagtttttccactttgacGGCTGGTTGATCAACATCGAGAACTCCCTGAGTGTGAGCGTGGTCTTTCCCCTAGAATGCACCTTCCTCCAACTCCCATGTCACTGTGCCATcggccccacctctctccttgGACTCACGGGTCCCACATCCTGTGCCCTTCCTGTTTGGCTCCCTTTTACAACAGAAGCCACTTTTCCGTGTTTTCCAGCAGGGCCAACTCTGAAATCTTAGGTGCTTCATCATGAGAAGAAACCTTCTCCAGCTCTGTTTCTAGAAACCCTGCTTGGCTGAGCCCTTGCTTTCCTtgttccttccctttctctgtctctgcttGGGCTGGATCCCCTTCATGACCACCTCTCCccttttaccttttccttttttttcctgtctaTGCCTTTCCTGCTTCACAAAGAAGGGGAAGTGGCACATCTGGCTGGGCTGTCCTCTCAGTGGCTTTGGGACCCGGGGACTTTGGTGACCTGTGTTGTTTCTGGGCATCCTTTACTGCTGGGCTTGACTGTCTTCCCGTCGGTCCTGCTCCAGGAGCACTTCCTGACCCTAGCTGAAAGAAAGACATTTCTGGGCCTCCTTGAGCATCTTGTCTGTACTCCTTTCTCCAGCCGGCTGCAGTGGGGAACACGCCGCCTTTCCTTCAGTACCTAACCACACAGCTGCATCAGCAGGTCCCAGGGGGGCTGGTGCTCTGGTACGACAGCGTGGTGCAGAGTGGGCAGCTCAAGTGGCAAGATGAACTCAATGATCAGAACAGGTGAGCCCTGCAGGCCAGGTGGCCCCGGGCACTGGGACCCAAGTGGGCAGGAGAGAGACAGTACTGCACGGCTGCCCACTGTGGGTGTAAAGGGGAGAAGACAGATGTGCTCCGATACCCTGGTCATCACGAGACAGGACTGTATGCCCATTACCACTGGCGCTGTCCAGAGGCTGCCAGCACTGACTTCTTGGCTGGGTCCCTGCACCTTGGAACCTCCTGGGTCCAGGACAGGCCGCTCACAGCCCATGTGTTGCCAGTGGATGTGCGTACTGGGTGGGAAGGAGATGGCCGAGTCCCTTGGCCCTTGCTACCCTGCAGGGTGTTCTTTGACTCCTGTGACGGCTTCTTCACCAACTACAACTGGCGGGAGGAACACCTGGCACGGATGCTGAAGCAGGCCGAGGGGCGGCAGGCCGACGTGTACGTGGGAGTGGACGTGTTTGCCCGGAGCAACATCGTGGGGGGCCAGTTCGACACAGACAAGGTGGGCAGCGGCTTTGTGCCGGATGGCCAGTGGCCCACAGGCCTTGTGGCCTGCGTCTATGGGGCCCAGTGTTTCTTTTGGAACCTTCATTGTCATCCAGAGAGGTGGCATTCTTTCTTCCCGGCAGCCTGTCCTGAGGCCCAGCTGCATCCTAACCTGGACCGCCTGCCTCCAGCCCATTCCTCCAGGCAGATAGTGGGTTGTGTAGTGTGGGCAGCAATGGCAGCATCTTGCTCCAACTGGTTTTCTCCTTCCAgctagctcttctttttttttgaaccaCCTTCCTTTAAGGGCACTGAAATGATGCTTCAAGCCATTGGGGTACACTTAGGGAATGATGGAGGTACAGTGCCGTGCTTCCTTCATGGGAGGTTCGGGGGTTAATGACCACCGCAGAATCGCCAAGTTTGGAGAACTGCTAGTTTAATAACTAGTGAGATCTCTGTGGTAAGACAAGTCATGTCAGCAGTGataaagtggggggtgggggggtgggagctGGGGGCCGATGCACCTGGTGCAGGGGAAACAGCCTGTCTCCGGACTGTCAATTCTGCCCTTCCCCAGTGCCAGTGGGAGGTTCTCAGCCATTAATTAAGCTCTAAGTGAATAAATTAATCCAATAACTGAAGATTCTCTTTACCCCTTGTGATTTTGATGATATAATGAGAGGTGTAAGTGAGAGAGATGAAAAGAAGGCAAGAGATGCATAGCTTGTCAGCATCCCTACGTCCAGCCCCCACCCTCTGGGGCattgcccccccaccccatgcccttcTTACCACTGCCTTCATGGCACCCCTACTAGTCAGTCTCTGGAACTACAGGGGAGGCGAGGCATAAAAGGCCCTAAATGGAGTTGGAGGGAGGGGGATACTGTACAGCGTCAGCCCTCCCTTTCCAGGCTGGACCCTACAAGAACCCATCTCTGTGTCCCTGGTGTCCAGAAGGCCTAGCTGGACCCTGGTTGGCGTCTTGACGTGACCAGCATTCTGGGGTGGGAGGCACCTCCCTGACTTGTGTCTCCCTAGTCGCTGGAGCTGATCCGCAAGCATGGCTTCTCGGCGGCCCTGTTTGCTCCTGGCTGGGTGTATGAGTGTTTGGCGAAAGAGGATTTCTTCCAGAACCAGGACAAGTGAGTTCTGCCCATGGTTCTTTCTGGGCACCCCAGGTTCTTTCTCCAGCTTCTCAGAATAGCTCATGTCTTGCTCTCCAAGGACCCCTTGCTGGGGGTGGTGAGTAGCAGCATCCTGGAGACCCAAGAAGCAGGGAAGAGCACTGGCTGGGGAGCCTGCAGGACCACTTCCCTCAGGCTTGCACCTCTGACAGTTGCCTAGTGGGGGAAGCTGCAGTCCATTCTGGAAGGACTGCCTTGGATGGATGTGGGAAACCCTCGCATTACGATGTGCCAGCTGGAGGGAAAACTCCCTGTTACCCTGGACTTGAGCGTGGCCTCTGCATGTTTCCTGTGTAGGTTCTGGAGTTTGCTGGAACGCTATCTGCCCACTCATAGCATTTGCTCCTTACCTTTTGTCACATCTTTTTGCCTGGGCTTGGGAACCCGACGAGTCTGCTATGGACAGGTATGTGGGTGAGCATGCTGGGAGGTGCAGGGAAAGATGGTTTCCTGAGTGTGCTGGGTCATGGCCTAAGGGCCaccttttctctgtattttctggcCTTAGCTGGGCTGGGTAGGGGGGAGCCTGGGGGTATATGGATAGGGTGGATGGCAGCTTTGCTCTTCCCTGCCAGCTCTGCTTTGTTCTCCCCTGCTGACTCCTCCCTCTGATTCTGCCTTTTTGTTCAGGAGGAGGTGGTGGGACCCTGGTACCACCCTGGTGCCCAGGAGATCCAGCCCTTGTTTGGAGAGCACAGACTGGGAGGGGACAGCCAGGGCTGGGTGAAGACCCACTGCTGCCTGAGGGACGCCTGGAACGGGGGCAGCTCCTTGCTTATCCGGGGGGCGATTCCTCCCGAGGTGGGAGATGTGGCTGTAAGGTGGGTGAATGATGGAGCTGAGACGCGCAGGGATCAGCATTTCCCCTTGTTCCACATTGGTCACTAAGCTGGATGGATAACATAGGGAGCAGGACCGAGAGCTGCAGCCTGTTAAAGAGTCTGAGCTGGGTCAAAGTCTGTCCTTGGGTTGCGAGGACTCGAGTCCCTGTTCTAGGGGAGCAGAGGCGAGGAGATGCTGTTGGGAGCTGGCTCAGGGTCTTAGCAGAATTTATCTGTGGTTTTATCATAGGCT
Protein-coding sequences here:
- the ENGASE gene encoding cytosolic endo-beta-N-acetylglucosaminidase isoform X1; translated protein: MEAAATAVGTRMATRRRQRPQQEPSEASAGDQELQSPQRRRRRRLQRRMEEGQEEAVFREIVNFSPDPLPVRYYDKDTTQPISFYLSSLEELLAWTPSMEDGFNVAMGPPARRQPPLHSQRPRTLLCHDMMGGYLDDRFIQGSAVQGPYSFYHWQYIDIFVYFSHHMVTIPPVGWTNAAHRHGVCVLGTFITEWNEGGRFCEAFLAGDVRSYQAVADQLVRIAQFFHFDGWLINIENSLSPAAVGNTPPFLQYLTTQLHQQVPGGLVLWYDSVVQSGQLKWQDELNDQNRVFFDSCDGFFTNYNWREEHLARMLKQAEGRQADVYVGVDVFARSNIVGGQFDTDKSLELIRKHGFSAALFAPGWVYECLAKEDFFQNQDKFWSLLERYLPTHSICSLPFVTSFCLGLGTRRVCYGQEEVVGPWYHPGAQEIQPLFGEHRLGGDSQGWVKTHCCLRDAWNGGSSLLIRGAIPPEVGDVAVRLFSLHVPVPPKVFLSMVYKLEGPTAVRVALELTTGDASSCHIGGISVLNAETSTKYSPRPLRVPPAKLARWAGRCGQTLSGGWIQRCYEVSLRGCLLQDLFINFSRPPGSQEEESFICRLGEIQVVGANSLLTPLAQVQAVTVSCIHWQRVDPSLDRAPTKLQLSCTLHWSYLLPQVHCFRIYCRTGTGSSSHRRELPGPEKPTLLGLAFANQYRVVKLAVDAARPGQDGRVELLVQPVPQEGFLVPEAEWGRAVLLYSSPHGSGH
- the ENGASE gene encoding cytosolic endo-beta-N-acetylglucosaminidase isoform X2: MEDGFNVAMGPPARRQPPLHSQRPRTLLCHDMMGGYLDDRFIQGSAVQGPYSFYHWQYIDIFVYFSHHMVTIPPVGWTNAAHRHGVCVLGTFITEWNEGGRFCEAFLAGDVRSYQAVADQLVRIAQFFHFDGWLINIENSLSPAAVGNTPPFLQYLTTQLHQQVPGGLVLWYDSVVQSGQLKWQDELNDQNRVFFDSCDGFFTNYNWREEHLARMLKQAEGRQADVYVGVDVFARSNIVGGQFDTDKSLELIRKHGFSAALFAPGWVYECLAKEDFFQNQDKFWSLLERYLPTHSICSLPFVTSFCLGLGTRRVCYGQEEVVGPWYHPGAQEIQPLFGEHRLGGDSQGWVKTHCCLRDAWNGGSSLLIRGAIPPEVGDVAVRLFSLHVPVPPKVFLSMVYKLEGPTAVRVALELTTGDASSCHIGGISVLNAETSTKYSPRPLRVPPAKLARWAGRCGQTLSGGWIQRCYEVSLRGCLLQDLFINFSRPPGSQEEESFICRLGEIQVVGANSLLTPLAQVQAVTVSCIHWQRVDPSLDRAPTKLQLSCTLHWSYLLPQVHCFRIYCRTGTGSSSHRRELPGPEKPTLLGLAFANQYRVVKLAVDAARPGQDGRVELLVQPVPQEGFLVPEAEWGRAVLLYSSPHGSGH